One Alligator mississippiensis isolate rAllMis1 chromosome 12, rAllMis1, whole genome shotgun sequence DNA window includes the following coding sequences:
- the LOC102565053 gene encoding lipocalin, whose amino-acid sequence MQAALLSILGLALIGSLCAQEDVPVQPDFQPEKFTGKWYSIGLASNAKWFQDKKALMKMCTTVIESTPEGNLDVTSTYPKSDRCEKRNSLYIKTDQPGRFSYTSQRWGSQHDIRVVETNYDEYALVYTKKVKDTNTFTMVLLYGRTKELSPERLEKFTQFSKGQGLPEDAILILPKSDQCMEVAV is encoded by the exons ATGCaggcagcactgctcagtatCCTGGGGCTGGCCCTGATCGGTTCGCTGTGTGCACAGGAGGATGTCCCCGTGCAGCCTGACTTCCAGCCGGAGAAG TTTACAGGGAAATGGTACAGCATTGGTCTGGCCTCCAACGCCAAGTGGTTCCAGGACAAGAAGGCTTTGATGAAGATGTGCACCACTGTCATTGAGTCCACCCCAGAAGGCAACCTGGATGTCACCAGCACCTACCCCAA GTCTGATAGGTGCGAGAAGAGGAACAGCCTTTACATCAAGACAGATCAGCCTGGCCGATTCAGCTACACCAGCCAGC GCTGGGGCAGCCAGCACGACATCCGCGTGGTGGAGACCAACTATGATGAGTATGCTCTGGTGTACACCAAGAAAGTCAAGGACACCAACACCTTCACCATGGTGCTGCTCTACG GCAGAACTAAGGAGCTGAGTCCTGAACGGCTGGAGAAGTTCACCCAGTTctccaaggggcaggggctgccagagGACGCCATTCTCATCCTGCCAAAATCTG ATCAATGCATGGAAGTTGCTGTTTAG